In Candidatus Pantoea floridensis, the genomic window CCAGCAGCAGCGCCAGCAGCATAAACGACAGCGAAAACGCCGCCAGCTGGCTGAGCGTCATTGCCGGTTGCCGCAGCAGGCGGTTTATCGCCAGGCGCAGCGCCAGATTGCGTACCACCAGCTTCCGCAGCAGCAGCAGCGTGCCCCAGCCGAGCAACGCCAGCAATAGCGCCAGCATCACCACGCCCGCCAGCAGCGCCCATAGCATTTTGCTCCCGCCCATGAGTAGCGCCAGCAGCCCCATGACGATCAGCGCCATGGCGGGCAGATAAAAGCGCAACGGCCACACATTTGCCACCGCATCGCGACGCAATACGCGCAGGGGCTGAGTAGCCATCAGCAGACGATAAGGACGCGAACCGACCAACAGCGAGATAACGAACATCGCGTCAATTGCCCACAGCCACGGCCAGAAACTGGCGGCCGGCAGCGCGGCGGGCAGCACCGGTTTCAGCATTAACAGCAGGATGACTTCAATGCCCTGCCCCAGCGCGCTGCCGACGATGGCGGCCAGCAACAGCACCGCCAGCCATTGTCCGATGATTAATCGCTGCAGCGCTTTACGCGTCGCGCCCAGCGTTTTCAGCACCGCCACCAAATCGTAGCGGCTGCGGCAGTAATGGCTCATCGCCACCGCCACCGCAGCAATCGCCAGCATTAACGTTAGCAGCGCAGAGAGCAGTAAAAATTGCTGCGCACGCTGCATCGATCGCCCTAGCGCATCTTCCGAATTCTCGACGCTGACCCAGCGCTGATCGGCGTTTAGCTGTGGTTCGATCCACCGGTCATAGCGTGCCAGCGGTGCCGGTTCACCCGAGAACTTATAGCGCCAGCTCAGGCGGCTGCCCGGCTGAATGGCCCCTGTTTTCTCTACGTCTGCCAGATTCATCAGCAAACGCGGCGCAGTCTGAAACGGATTGAAGCCGCCATCCGGCTCCTGGATCACTTCACCGGCAATGCGCAAGGTGGTGTCGCCGACGTCTACGCTGTCACCCACTTTCAAATTCAATAACGCCAGCAAACGCGGCGCGGCCAGCACCGTTCCCGCTTGGGGGCGCAGCCCCGGTGGATCAGTTTGCAACGTGCCAAACATCGGATAGGCATCGTCAACGGCTTTAACGTCCGCCAGCTGCGGCGTTTCTTGCGCGAAGGTCATGGTCATAAAGCTCAGCTGGCGGCTGACAGACAAACCTTCGTCACGCGCTTTACTCAGCCATGCTTGCGGCGCGGGTGCGCTGCTGCGCAAGGTGCGATCGCCCGCCATAAAGTCACGGCTCTGCTGGCTCAACCCTTTTTCCATGCGATCGCTGATCGATCCCAGCGCCAGCACGCAGGCCACCGCCAGCGTGAGCGCCAGCCAGACTATCAGCAGCGACGGCGATCGCCACTCACGCCAGAACCAGCGCCAAATCATGCTTCCTCCCACAATTTGCCGTCACGCAGCCGTAAGCGGCGGTCGCAACGCGCCGCCAGTTGTTCATCGTGCGTCACCAGGATTAGCGTGGTCGCAAAATCGCGGTTGAGGGAGAACAGCAGATCGGCGATACGATCGCCGGTTTTGCGATCGAGGTTGCCGGTGGGTTCATCGGCAAACAGCAGACCGGGACGACCGCTAAAGGCGCGCGCCAGCGCCACACGTTGCTGCTCGCCGCCAGAAAGTTGTGCGGGCAGATGGTGCAGACGATCTTTCAGCCCCAGCACGCTCAAAAGCTCCACGGCCTGGGTGCGGCTTTCACGATCGCTATCGCCACGCAGCAGCGCCGGCAGCTGAACATTTTCCAGCGCGTTGAGCGTCGGCACCAGCATAAAGGATTGAAAGACAAAGCCGACTTCACGCGCGCGCAGCGCCGCTCGCTGCTCTTCGTTCATGTTGTGTAGCGGCTGGCCCAGCAGGTGCACCTCGCCGCTGCTGCCATCGTCCAGGCCCGCCAGAATACCCAGCAGCGTGGATTTACCCGAGCCAGATTCGCCAATTAAGGCGATGGTCTCGGCTGGTTTGACAACCAGCTCAACTCCGGTAAGGATGGTCAGCTGATGCTCTCCCTGACCGACGGACTTAGTAAGATGATGAACTGCAACAATGTTTTCCGCTGGCATTATCCCTTCCTGTTGTTATTGCTTCTGCTGGTGTCGCGTATCGCTGCCGCCGATACCTTGCTGGTGTTGGGCGATAGCCTGAGCGCCGGGTATCGCATGTCGGCCACGGCGGCCTGGCCCAGCCTGCTGAATAAAACGTGGCAACAGCAGCCCAATGTGGTGAACGCCAGCATCAGCGGAGATACCGTAGGCCTTGGGCTGGCACGTTTGCCTGACCTATTAAAACAGCATCAACCGCGCTGGGTGTTAATCGAATTGGGCGGTAACGATGGCCTGCGCGGTTTCCCTCCGCAGAATATCGCTGCCGATCTGACCAAAGTGATCGACGAAGTGAAAGCCGCTAAGGCGCAGCCGCTGCTGATGCAGATTCGTCTACCTGCCAATTATGGACGTCGCTATACGGAGGCGTTCAGCGCGATTTATCCGCGCCTGGCACAGCAGTACAACATTCCTCTGGTGCCCTTCTTTATGGAGCAGGTCTACCTGAAGCCGGAGTGGATGCAGCAGGACGGCATTCACCCCAATCCGGATGCTCAGCCGTTTATCGCCAATCTGATGGCGACCGAACTGGCTCCGTTAGTAAAGCATGATTAATCCAGACGCGTGATTTTAACGGGTAAAAAAATGCAAAGAACAATTCTCATCACCGGCTGCTCCAGCGGCATTGGCCTGGTTGCCGCGAATGATTTACTGGCGCGTGGCTATCGCGTGATTGCCGCCTGTCGTCGCGCTGAAGATGTGGCACGCATGGAAGCGCTGGGATTTATTGGCGTGCAGCTGGATCTGGATGATGCCGCCAGCGTCGATGCTGCGGCCGATCGCGTGCTGGAACTGACCGATCATCGCCTGCATGCGCTGTTTAACAACGGCGGTTTTGGCCAGTATGGGCCGCTCAGCAGCGTATCACGTCAGCAGTTGGAAAAGCAGTTTTCCACCAACCTGTTTGGCACCCATCAACTGACCATGCGACTGCTGCCTGCACTGCAAGCCAGCGGCAACGGACGCATCGTCAATACCAGCTCGGTGCTGGGATTGATCTCCACGCCGGGACGCGGTGCCTATGCCGCCAGCAAATGGGCGCTGGAAGCCTGGAGCGATGCGCTCCGCCTCGAAGTGCGCGATGCCGGCGTGCGCGTCAGCCTGATTGAGCCGGGCCCGATCAGCACCCGCTTTACCG contains:
- the tesA gene encoding multifunctional acyl-CoA thioesterase I/protease I/lysophospholipase L1, whose product is MMNCNNVFRWHYPFLLLLLLLVSRIAAADTLLVLGDSLSAGYRMSATAAWPSLLNKTWQQQPNVVNASISGDTVGLGLARLPDLLKQHQPRWVLIELGGNDGLRGFPPQNIAADLTKVIDEVKAAKAQPLLMQIRLPANYGRRYTEAFSAIYPRLAQQYNIPLVPFFMEQVYLKPEWMQQDGIHPNPDAQPFIANLMATELAPLVKHD
- the ybbA gene encoding putative ABC transporter ATP-binding protein YbbA, producing MPAENIVAVHHLTKSVGQGEHQLTILTGVELVVKPAETIALIGESGSGKSTLLGILAGLDDGSSGEVHLLGQPLHNMNEEQRAALRAREVGFVFQSFMLVPTLNALENVQLPALLRGDSDRESRTQAVELLSVLGLKDRLHHLPAQLSGGEQQRVALARAFSGRPGLLFADEPTGNLDRKTGDRIADLLFSLNRDFATTLILVTHDEQLAARCDRRLRLRDGKLWEEA
- a CDS encoding SDR family oxidoreductase, translated to MQRTILITGCSSGIGLVAANDLLARGYRVIAACRRAEDVARMEALGFIGVQLDLDDAASVDAAADRVLELTDHRLHALFNNGGFGQYGPLSSVSRQQLEKQFSTNLFGTHQLTMRLLPALQASGNGRIVNTSSVLGLISTPGRGAYAASKWALEAWSDALRLEVRDAGVRVSLIEPGPISTRFTDNVHQGEQDKPVRNPGIAARFTLPPEAILPKLRHALESKHPRLRYPVTLVAWAMSLLKRLLPGWILDRILRSN
- the ybbP gene encoding putative ABC transporter permease subunit YbbP, whose protein sequence is MIWRWFWREWRSPSLLIVWLALTLAVACVLALGSISDRMEKGLSQQSRDFMAGDRTLRSSAPAPQAWLSKARDEGLSVSRQLSFMTMTFAQETPQLADVKAVDDAYPMFGTLQTDPPGLRPQAGTVLAAPRLLALLNLKVGDSVDVGDTTLRIAGEVIQEPDGGFNPFQTAPRLLMNLADVEKTGAIQPGSRLSWRYKFSGEPAPLARYDRWIEPQLNADQRWVSVENSEDALGRSMQRAQQFLLLSALLTLMLAIAAVAVAMSHYCRSRYDLVAVLKTLGATRKALQRLIIGQWLAVLLLAAIVGSALGQGIEVILLLMLKPVLPAALPAASFWPWLWAIDAMFVISLLVGSRPYRLLMATQPLRVLRRDAVANVWPLRFYLPAMALIVMGLLALLMGGSKMLWALLAGVVMLALLLALLGWGTLLLLRKLVVRNLALRLAINRLLRQPAMTLSQLAAFSLSFMLLALLLVMRGDLLGRWQQQLPADSPNYFLLNITQEQVPQVRDFLNGHHIKPETFYPIVRARLTELNGQEADPKLDNALNRELNLTWQADRPDHNPLISGSWPPKAGEVSMEVELADRLGVKLGDTLTFSGDTQQFSAKITSLRKVDWESLRPNFFFIFPPGALDQQPQTWLTSFRMDNNPALLAQLNRAFPTLSLLDIGSMLRQIGQVLTQVSQALEVMVVLVTVCGVLLLLAQIQVGMRQRRQELVVYRTLGASKRLLRGTLWCEFALLGVVSGIAAALGAEAALWGLQRKIFDFPWQPDWTLWIVLPIGGALLLSLCGGWLGVRLLQGKALFRRFEAA